Proteins encoded within one genomic window of Brassica rapa cultivar Chiifu-401-42 chromosome A09, CAAS_Brap_v3.01, whole genome shotgun sequence:
- the LOC103837923 gene encoding afadin- and alpha-actinin-binding protein: MSFTAPEFDYRFGFSTIGEEHSFADVDNLEHCVKYLNQSLVTYGFSASLDLFATDPVSIARTCNCIYALIQQRQRDVEFRESTNDQRLRLLSDMARLEAKVERLENQLQSKERELGSVTRTEAKNTAALKAQNEKLQKERDEFQRMVIANQQVKTQQLHETKKKEKEYIKLQERLNQVLMEKKKETRSGMEIMNLLQKEGRQRGTWTGKKTDSDFYKKIVDAYEAKNQELMAENTDLRALLRSTQGDMRSFLNANGRTSLDPSQSPLGGKTDVFDLPFRMARGQIEDSLRSKMVSIKERMGQLVDAQKEVTITSEASERELELEAQLVEARSIIQEQESIMSKHLPKTDRRRNSAPPPQSLSGLRG; this comes from the exons ATGTCATTCACTGCGCCGGAATTCGATTACAGA TTTGGTTTCTCAACGATCGG GGAGGAGCATAGTTTCGCCGATGTGGATAACCTGGAGCACTGTGTGAAGTACTTGAACCAGAGCTTAGTCACTTACGGATTCTCAGCCTCGCTCGACCTCTTCGCTACCGATCCT GTTTCGATCGCGAGGACTTGTAATTGCATATACGCTTTGATTCAGCAGAGACAGCGTGATGTGGAGTTCAGAGAATCTACCAATGATCAGAGACTACG ACTTTTATCCGACATGGCGAGACTGGAGGCGAAAGTTGAGAGGCTTGAGAATCAATTGCAATCCAAGGAGAGGGAGCTTGGTTCTGTCACAAGAACGGAAGCCAAAAACACAGCCGCTTTAAAGGCGCAGAACGAGAAGCTACAGAAAGAGAGGGATGAGTTTCAGCGGATGGTCATTGCTAACCAG CAAGTCAAGACTCAACAGTTACAtgaaacaaagaagaaagaaaaagagtatATAAAGCTACAG GAGAGGTTAAACCAAGTGTTGatggagaaaaagaaagaaacgagaTCAGGCATGGAGATTATGAATCTACTCCAG AAAGAAGGGAGACAACGTGGAACATGGACTGGGAAGAAAACTGATTCTGATTTCTACAAAAAGATT GTAGATGCATACGAGGCTAAAAATCAAGAACTAATGGCAGAGAACACTGACTTGAGAGCCCTATTGCGATCCACTCAg GGAGACATGCGTTCTTTCTTGAATGCTAATGGCAGAACGAGCTTAGACCCGTCTCAGTCTCCTTTAGGCGGGAAGACG GATGTTTTCGACCTACCTTTTCGTATGGCTCGAGGTCAGATAGAAGATAGTTTACGCTCGAAGATGGTTAGCATCAAG GAACGTATGGGTCAGTTAGTAGACGCTCAAAAAGAAGTAACAATTACTTCAGAAGCGTCAGAGAGGGAACTTGAACTCGAAGCACAACTCGTCGAGGCACGCAGCATTATTCAAGAACAG GAATCTATAATGTCTAAGCATTTGCCAAAGACAGACCGGAGAAGAAACTCAGCTCCTCCTCCACAGTCTCTCAGTGGACTTCGTGGCTGA